From Halosolutus amylolyticus, a single genomic window includes:
- a CDS encoding lysylphosphatidylglycerol synthase transmembrane domain-containing protein, whose protein sequence is MSDYSETVVDRGRAVVRDHGVWVTALFSVVVFLGLAVYADVGDVTSALVAVDWRTFAAVLGLTTVGYGFRFAKWHYYLRYLEVDVPLDASAITFFSGLMMVVTPGKAGEVWKAWFLRDNRGVPASKTTSVVGAERVTDLVALGAMAALGLVVYSRSSLPIVVVLGAIGAGIGLLQWRRACLAILDRLESLPVVGGHASELEQFYESAYRLFQVRPLVVSTLFSLAAWGLEGVALWLVLDGFGVEAGVVIGLFVFGLGSVVGAVSMLPGGLAAAEASMVGVLVTFGYPEAVAAAATIVIRVGTLWYAAALGTAVFLTYKASR, encoded by the coding sequence ATGAGCGACTACAGCGAGACCGTCGTCGATCGCGGCCGGGCGGTCGTCCGCGACCACGGCGTCTGGGTGACGGCGCTGTTCTCGGTCGTCGTCTTCCTCGGTCTCGCCGTCTACGCGGACGTCGGCGACGTGACGAGCGCCCTCGTGGCCGTCGACTGGCGGACGTTCGCGGCCGTCCTCGGCCTGACGACCGTCGGCTACGGCTTCCGGTTCGCCAAGTGGCACTACTACCTCCGGTACCTCGAGGTCGACGTTCCGCTCGACGCGAGCGCCATCACCTTCTTCAGCGGTCTGATGATGGTCGTCACGCCCGGGAAGGCCGGCGAGGTCTGGAAGGCGTGGTTCCTCAGAGACAACCGCGGCGTGCCCGCGAGCAAGACCACCTCCGTCGTCGGCGCCGAGCGGGTGACGGACCTCGTCGCCCTCGGCGCGATGGCCGCGCTCGGACTGGTCGTCTACAGCCGATCGTCGCTCCCGATCGTCGTCGTCCTCGGCGCCATCGGGGCCGGGATCGGCCTGCTCCAGTGGCGACGGGCCTGTCTGGCGATCCTCGATCGACTCGAGTCGCTCCCGGTCGTCGGGGGCCACGCGTCCGAACTGGAACAGTTCTACGAGAGCGCGTACCGCCTGTTCCAGGTCCGTCCGCTGGTCGTCTCGACCCTGTTCAGCCTCGCGGCCTGGGGGCTCGAGGGAGTCGCGCTCTGGCTGGTACTCGACGGGTTCGGCGTCGAGGCGGGCGTCGTGATCGGCCTGTTCGTCTTCGGTCTCGGATCGGTCGTCGGCGCCGTGTCGATGCTCCCCGGGGGACTCGCGGCCGCGGAGGCCTCGATGGTCGGCGTGCTGGTTACGTTCGGCTACCCGGAAGCCGTCGCGGCGGCCGCCACGATCGTGATCCGCGTGGGGACGCTGTGGTACGCCGCGGCGCTCGGGACGGCGGTGTTTCTCACGTACAAGGCATCCCGGTGA
- a CDS encoding NAD-dependent epimerase/dehydratase family protein, with translation MSDSEHATDDSNGSVLVTGGTGFLGLHTCQYFRDRGWDVTALDLKPFEEEDDTDGLGFVEGDVRSESDVADAIEESGATAVVHAAAALPLWDADRIRETTIDGTRNVLWAANERDVDRVCYISSTAVYGTHDEHPITEESPLDGVGAYGEAKIQAEKVCQDFRRMGMCVPILRPKTFIGPQRLGVFQVLFDWIEDGANVPLVGWGNNRYQLLHVHDLVTAIELLLTGDEADVNDTFNVGADEFGTMKEDFQAPIDHAGTGKRTIGTPATLTVAVLRALEKLNLSPLYPWVYETAHEDSYVSVEKLKRLGWEPEYSNREALVETYEWYLEQYEADDAGDETGLDHRVAWDQGALAVAKKVSQHI, from the coding sequence ATGAGCGATAGCGAGCACGCCACCGACGACTCGAACGGTTCGGTTCTCGTGACGGGGGGCACCGGTTTCCTCGGCCTCCACACGTGCCAGTACTTCCGCGATCGGGGCTGGGACGTCACTGCGCTCGATCTCAAGCCCTTCGAGGAGGAAGACGACACTGATGGCCTCGGGTTCGTCGAGGGGGACGTCCGGAGCGAGAGTGACGTGGCCGACGCGATCGAGGAGAGCGGTGCCACCGCCGTCGTGCACGCGGCGGCCGCGCTCCCGCTCTGGGACGCCGATCGCATCCGCGAGACGACCATCGACGGAACGCGGAACGTGCTCTGGGCGGCGAACGAACGCGACGTCGATCGGGTCTGTTACATCTCCTCGACCGCGGTCTACGGGACCCACGACGAACACCCCATCACCGAGGAGTCACCCCTGGATGGGGTCGGCGCCTACGGCGAGGCCAAGATCCAGGCCGAGAAGGTCTGCCAGGACTTCCGCCGCATGGGGATGTGCGTCCCGATCCTTCGTCCGAAGACGTTCATCGGGCCGCAGCGACTCGGCGTCTTCCAGGTCCTGTTCGACTGGATCGAGGACGGCGCGAACGTCCCCCTCGTCGGGTGGGGGAACAACCGCTACCAGCTGTTGCACGTCCACGACCTCGTCACCGCTATCGAGTTGCTGCTCACCGGCGACGAGGCCGACGTCAACGACACGTTCAACGTCGGCGCCGACGAGTTCGGCACGATGAAGGAGGACTTCCAGGCTCCGATCGACCACGCGGGGACGGGCAAGCGAACGATCGGGACGCCCGCCACCCTCACGGTCGCGGTCCTCCGCGCATTGGAGAAACTGAACCTCTCGCCACTGTACCCGTGGGTCTACGAGACGGCCCACGAGGACTCCTACGTCTCCGTCGAGAAACTGAAACGCCTCGGCTGGGAGCCCGAGTATTCCAACCGGGAGGCGCTCGTGGAGACCTACGAGTGGTACCTGGAGCAGTACGAGGCCGACGATGCGGGTGACGAGACCGGCCTCGACCACCGCGTCGCGTGGGATCAGGGAGCCCTCGCCGTCGCGAAGAAGGTTTCACAGCACATCTGA
- a CDS encoding aryl-sulfate sulfotransferase yields MNQRTRVTVAVGVIVLLIASLGIQAIAIDRSPNVVDEGDRYPGNTLVGVHSFSSEGRIVELSPDGEVVWEWSVPDSRVFGVERLDERTVLAAVAVRIPDDDCDAEYLEYEEEDEHCVHNRVVEIDTETDAVVWEYDWYDEFIADHEVHDVERLENGETAIVDTGADRAFTVDRDGEITWEWQAEEHLTPGTPFYEAYGGPEKEGEHDDWTHVNDIDRLENGNFQLSIRNFDVIVEVDPETDDVVDVIGTPGDHDVMARQHNPHRIEAAETIVVADSGNDRIVELDTASEERVWQYTGPPGDRLQWPRDADRLPNGNTLITDTRNNRVLEVNPDGEIVWQFHDPRGEVMPQPYEADRVGVGERSDVPPGSELTDVDGEPGPVESTVREWEAMARYVFPTWMHLPQLLHVVGIALGALWLCAEGAVFAWRRLTADRR; encoded by the coding sequence ATGAACCAGCGAACCCGCGTCACCGTCGCCGTCGGCGTCATCGTCCTGTTGATCGCGTCACTCGGGATCCAGGCGATCGCGATCGATCGGTCCCCGAACGTCGTCGACGAGGGCGACAGGTATCCGGGGAACACGCTCGTCGGCGTCCACTCGTTCTCCAGCGAGGGGCGTATCGTCGAACTGTCGCCCGACGGCGAGGTCGTCTGGGAGTGGTCGGTGCCGGACTCGCGCGTCTTCGGCGTCGAACGACTCGACGAGCGGACGGTGCTCGCGGCCGTCGCGGTCAGGATCCCCGACGACGACTGCGACGCGGAGTACCTCGAGTACGAGGAGGAGGACGAACACTGCGTCCACAATCGCGTCGTCGAGATCGACACCGAGACGGACGCAGTCGTCTGGGAGTACGACTGGTACGACGAGTTCATCGCCGACCACGAGGTCCACGACGTCGAGCGCCTCGAGAACGGCGAGACGGCGATCGTCGACACGGGGGCCGATCGCGCGTTCACCGTCGATCGCGACGGCGAGATCACCTGGGAGTGGCAGGCCGAGGAGCACCTGACGCCCGGCACCCCGTTCTACGAGGCGTACGGCGGCCCCGAGAAGGAGGGAGAACACGACGACTGGACGCACGTGAACGACATCGATCGACTGGAGAACGGCAACTTCCAGTTGAGCATCCGCAACTTCGACGTGATCGTCGAGGTGGACCCGGAGACCGACGACGTCGTCGACGTCATCGGTACCCCTGGCGATCACGACGTCATGGCCAGACAGCACAATCCACACCGCATCGAAGCCGCGGAGACGATCGTCGTCGCGGACAGCGGGAACGATCGCATCGTCGAACTCGACACGGCGTCCGAAGAACGCGTCTGGCAGTACACCGGCCCGCCGGGCGATCGCCTCCAGTGGCCCAGGGACGCCGATCGATTGCCCAACGGAAACACGCTGATCACGGACACCCGGAACAACCGCGTGCTCGAGGTCAACCCTGACGGCGAGATCGTCTGGCAGTTCCACGATCCCCGCGGCGAGGTGATGCCGCAGCCGTACGAGGCCGACCGGGTCGGCGTCGGCGAACGATCGGACGTCCCGCCGGGGTCCGAACTGACCGACGTCGACGGCGAACCTGGCCCAGTCGAGTCGACGGTTCGGGAGTGGGAGGCCATGGCCCGATACGTCTTCCCGACGTGGATGCACCTCCCGCAGCTACTGCACGTCGTCGGCATCGCCCTCGGCGCGCTGTGGCTCTGTGCGGAGGGGGCCGTCTTCGCCTGGCGACGGCTCACCGCCGATCGGCGGTGA
- a CDS encoding PHP domain-containing protein, which translates to MTQRYDLQVHTDASPCSSASPDRVAAAAADAGLDGIVVTDHDTLANVDAVRDAAPDDLDVVPGVEVTTTEGHLLAIDVTEAPPRTDPLTVVDRVHEQGGVAVLSHPFDALRQYYETDLDALAAAVDGVEAVNSRCVRRRFNDRAAAFATARDLPATGGSDAHFPMEVGRAYTSVEGGGSLADAVRDGRVRPGGRGRYLSGHVATKLHQFRTVSSRAVASLTSGGMLRR; encoded by the coding sequence ATGACGCAACGGTACGATCTCCAGGTGCACACGGACGCCTCGCCCTGCTCGAGCGCGTCGCCCGATCGCGTGGCCGCGGCGGCGGCCGACGCCGGACTCGACGGGATCGTCGTCACCGATCACGACACGCTCGCCAACGTCGACGCCGTTCGAGACGCCGCGCCGGACGACCTCGACGTGGTCCCCGGGGTCGAGGTGACGACGACCGAGGGGCACCTGCTCGCGATCGACGTCACGGAGGCGCCGCCCCGGACCGACCCGCTGACGGTCGTCGATCGCGTCCACGAGCAGGGCGGCGTCGCCGTTCTCTCGCACCCGTTCGACGCGCTACGACAGTACTACGAGACGGACCTCGACGCCCTCGCGGCCGCCGTCGACGGCGTCGAAGCGGTGAACTCCCGGTGCGTCCGCCGCCGGTTCAACGATCGCGCGGCGGCGTTCGCGACCGCCCGCGACCTGCCGGCGACCGGCGGGAGCGACGCGCACTTCCCGATGGAAGTCGGCCGGGCGTACACCAGCGTCGAGGGCGGCGGCTCGCTCGCGGACGCCGTCCGCGACGGGCGCGTGCGACCGGGCGGCCGCGGACGCTACCTCTCGGGACACGTCGCGACGAAACTCCACCAGTTCCGGACCGTCTCCAGTCGCGCCGTCGCGAGCCTCACGTCGGGGGGAATGCTGCGGCGATGA
- a CDS encoding decaprenyl-phosphate phosphoribosyltransferase produces the protein MARAHATRSRVVVTLSGLVKEMRPWQWYKQSVLLLGLVFSRSLFDPIAVTNVALGIVAFCAVAGTTYIGNDILDIEEDRNHPRKKHRPIASGQVPIPVAVSFALVLFVVGLALSWYVGPLFLLVVLTYLGQNALYSSFLKEIVIVDVMIVAIGFVLRAIAGVVAIDVYLSPWLVVCTFLGALMLAIGKRRHEMAVSDDPAASRGTLAEYTEEILDQLLVVVLAALVVSYSLYTFFRGGLWMMSTLPFAFFAAFRYHFLAHTQNLGGDPTFLFGDHPFLVNLAVWGLLVVAVLYEVPVRLLGLIT, from the coding sequence ATGGCCCGCGCCCATGCCACCCGGAGTCGGGTCGTGGTAACCCTTTCCGGCCTGGTAAAGGAGATGCGCCCCTGGCAGTGGTACAAGCAGAGCGTGCTGCTTCTGGGGCTCGTCTTCTCCAGGAGTCTGTTCGATCCGATCGCGGTCACGAACGTCGCCCTCGGAATCGTCGCATTCTGTGCCGTCGCGGGGACGACATACATCGGCAACGACATTCTCGATATCGAGGAAGACCGAAACCACCCGCGGAAGAAGCACCGTCCCATCGCCAGCGGACAGGTCCCGATCCCCGTCGCGGTGTCGTTCGCGCTCGTGCTCTTCGTCGTCGGCCTCGCGCTCTCGTGGTACGTCGGCCCGCTGTTCCTCCTCGTCGTGCTCACCTACCTCGGCCAGAACGCCCTCTACTCCTCGTTTCTGAAAGAAATCGTCATCGTCGACGTGATGATCGTCGCGATCGGGTTCGTCCTGCGGGCGATCGCGGGCGTCGTCGCCATCGACGTCTACCTGAGTCCCTGGCTCGTCGTCTGTACGTTCCTCGGGGCCCTGATGCTCGCGATCGGAAAGCGCCGCCACGAGATGGCCGTCAGCGACGATCCGGCCGCGTCGCGCGGGACTCTCGCCGAGTACACCGAGGAGATCCTCGACCAGTTGCTCGTCGTCGTCCTCGCCGCGCTGGTCGTCTCCTACTCGCTGTACACGTTCTTCCGCGGCGGACTGTGGATGATGTCCACGCTCCCGTTCGCCTTCTTCGCGGCCTTCCGCTACCACTTCCTCGCTCACACGCAAAATCTGGGCGGCGACCCGACGTTCCTCTTCGGAGATCACCCGTTTCTCGTCAATCTCGCCGTCTGGGGACTGCTCGTCGTCGCGGTCCTTTACGAGGTTCCGGTCCGACTACTCGGGCTGATCACGTGA
- a CDS encoding class I adenylate-forming enzyme family protein: MEYHHGDRLTHAGALPTMAADRYGEKTAFSFMGSEQSYEEFESQANSVANVLVDHGVEPGDRVGLFIPNTTQFPSAYFGILKAGAVATPLNLRMDPETLGYVIQDAGIDTMIASAFLAEEAQELAAAAGVETLFLPGVADEERGVVNYSHATMEADETFDPIDREMDDIAVQPYTSGTTGRPKGVLLSHRNVLSTLESYSRGGLAIDADDSILLVLPMFHIYALNALMGSFVYRGATMVLQPEPDPVDMLTAIDEHDLTKFAGVPAMYTMMFREYRENPDEYDVSSLDDVTCAAAPLAEEVRRSIEEAWNVPVVEGWGMTETSPGGTLEPARGVRKEAGCIGPPLPNIELKIVDPATRETKIAPDDLEPFPDPEIDFDDEEAVTGELAIRGPNVFEGYHNRREKTDEVFDDEGWFYTEDVARVDEDGYFWMVDRADDMILTGGNNVYPAEVEDALYEHPDVAEAAVVAAPHEVKGEAPVAFVVPEAGSDVSEADLRAFALDRVATYAHPRRVFVVEELPRSATQKVQRYVLEEEVEERLDEPLQSTDEEL, from the coding sequence ATGGAATACCACCACGGGGATCGGCTCACACACGCGGGTGCACTTCCGACGATGGCGGCCGATCGGTACGGGGAGAAGACGGCGTTCTCGTTCATGGGGAGCGAGCAGAGCTACGAGGAGTTCGAGTCACAGGCGAACAGCGTCGCGAACGTCCTGGTCGACCACGGCGTCGAACCGGGCGATCGGGTCGGCCTGTTCATCCCGAACACGACGCAGTTCCCGTCGGCCTACTTCGGGATCCTCAAGGCGGGCGCGGTGGCGACGCCGCTGAACCTGCGGATGGATCCCGAGACGCTCGGGTACGTCATCCAGGACGCGGGCATCGACACGATGATCGCCTCCGCGTTCCTCGCGGAGGAGGCCCAGGAACTCGCGGCGGCCGCGGGCGTCGAGACGCTGTTCCTGCCCGGCGTCGCCGACGAAGAGCGCGGGGTCGTCAACTACTCGCACGCGACGATGGAGGCCGACGAGACGTTCGACCCGATCGATCGCGAGATGGACGATATCGCCGTCCAGCCGTACACCAGCGGCACGACGGGCCGGCCGAAGGGCGTCCTGCTCAGCCACCGGAACGTCCTCTCGACGCTCGAGAGCTACAGCCGCGGCGGGCTGGCGATCGACGCCGACGACTCGATCCTGCTCGTATTGCCGATGTTCCACATCTACGCGCTGAACGCCCTGATGGGGTCGTTCGTCTATCGCGGCGCGACGATGGTCCTGCAGCCCGAACCCGATCCGGTCGACATGCTCACAGCGATCGACGAGCACGACCTGACGAAGTTCGCGGGCGTCCCGGCGATGTACACCATGATGTTCCGGGAGTATCGCGAGAACCCCGACGAGTACGACGTCTCGTCGCTGGACGACGTCACCTGCGCGGCCGCGCCGCTGGCCGAGGAGGTCCGCCGGAGCATCGAGGAGGCCTGGAACGTGCCCGTCGTCGAAGGGTGGGGTATGACCGAGACGTCGCCCGGCGGCACGCTCGAACCGGCCCGCGGCGTTCGCAAGGAGGCCGGCTGTATCGGTCCGCCGTTGCCGAACATCGAGTTGAAGATCGTCGATCCGGCGACCCGCGAGACGAAGATCGCGCCGGACGACCTCGAACCGTTCCCGGATCCCGAGATCGACTTCGACGACGAGGAGGCGGTGACGGGCGAACTCGCGATCCGCGGGCCGAACGTCTTCGAGGGGTATCACAACCGTCGCGAGAAGACCGACGAGGTGTTCGACGACGAGGGCTGGTTCTACACCGAGGACGTCGCCCGCGTCGACGAGGACGGCTACTTCTGGATGGTCGATCGGGCCGACGACATGATCCTCACCGGCGGGAACAACGTCTACCCGGCGGAGGTCGAGGACGCGCTGTACGAGCACCCCGACGTCGCGGAGGCCGCGGTCGTCGCCGCACCCCACGAGGTGAAAGGCGAGGCCCCGGTCGCGTTCGTCGTCCCCGAGGCGGGATCGGACGTCTCCGAGGCCGACCTGCGCGCGTTCGCGCTCGATCGAGTCGCGACCTACGCCCACCCGCGGCGGGTGTTCGTGGTCGAGGAACTCCCCCGTAGCGCGACCCAGAAGGTCCAGCGCTACGTCCTCGAGGAGGAAGTCGAGGAGCGACTCGACGAACCGCTCCAGTCGACGGACGAGGAACTGTAG